The Ananas comosus cultivar F153 linkage group 6, ASM154086v1, whole genome shotgun sequence genome segment gagagagagatgtacaGTGAGGGTCCATGTAAAGCAAGTGGAGGCTCTATACCCAGTGCTCTTTTCAAGGTTTTTGTGAATGATTCCTCCTTTCAATGTCCCTAGTATAGGAATCATTGCCTAATATAACTTATCGATTTGACAAGAACGCTTAAAATGATCGCCAAACAAGTTCGATATTTGCCTTTCTGCTCAACTCAATGTCACTGTACCTTTTTCTGTTTGGCGGCGCAATTTCTTATTAATCTGAGATTCTGAATATGTAAACACTTCCACCAAATCTAACTAGAAATTCAAGCATAGGGCTAAAGAAAATCCACAGGATGCAACAACAGTCTAAATGGCCTACATAGGTAAAATAAACTCAGGAGAATTTCTAACAGTAAAGAGAAGCTAAGATGTTTGCAATGTAATAATGATCAATGCTTGTCGACTTAGTGATATTAATTCAATAAATACATCATAAATGTACAACACTAAAAATACTAAAGACTAACCCCTTTCCTCTTGCAGATCCGCGGATGAAACAGATAGGCTTCATCACTGATACGATGCTGCGCTTTCACTCTGCTTCAGTGATCTACTTGTCTGGAGATTAGATACCATCAACCTCAAACGATACAGAAAGCAACCCTCTATACCATTCCTTCATTCATCGGGGGAATTGAATAAAAGAATAACCATCATAATGAGCCACCATAAACCAATACACCTTAATCAAAAGGCTCAACTGAAAAATCTGGTTCATCTGGCTTCTGCAACTTAGGCATATCGATGTCTTTGATCCTCCGTGCCCCTTTTCTCAAATTAGTAGCGAAATTGGAAGCCAAAATGATTACCCCAATGCTCTGTTTACACTTAGAAGAAGATACCACGGTTGAACCGCTCTCCTCTTCGGATCTTGAGTAGAAAGACGACTCTCTCAAGCTTAACTCCTTTGCCCCCTTCCTCCTCATGAACCGCCGCCATGCCACCTGAATAAAGCAAGCAGCCCACGACCTCCAGTGGGGCGAATAGAACCGGAGGGCATGCTGTAACTTCTTACTATGAAGCCGCCTGAATTGGTTCGCTACAAATTTTAGGTCCTCAGCTCGTAAAGCAAAGGCTTCTACTTCGACAAGAGCCTTTACCGTTCGGGTGGAACAGGGCAAGTTGGCAACAGACCTCGGGAGGAGGGCCCACCCCAGAAGCTCCTCGCCACAGAAGTCCCCAGGTTTTAGAGTTATGGAATTGAAGAAGCCAGTGCGGCCCCCATTGGTGGTAGAGCTTTCTAATTTTCCGCGAACAATAAAGAGCATCTCGGTCACTGGGTCACCCTCACGGACGATGTAGGTACCCTCGGTGCACAGGGAAGATACAAGCCGCTCACAGATGGCGTCGAGGAGTTGAGCATCCATTTCGGAGAAGAAAGAGACCTAGGGTTTGGAAAGGGGCTAGTTAGTAATTTTTCAAAAGTTCTCTACTTGTTGGATTCAGGTAAAATGTATTACAACTATCATTTATtcattggattttttttatatatagaagagtAGAAGTCTAAAGCAACATTTGATATATTGACTTCCAGtatcttcaaaattttatttttctttaagtaATCTAGGAAAGAACAGGATCGATAATGGTTTACCCGGCGAACAATGTCCAAGCAGAGGTGGCGTTTGATGTCTCGACGAAGATCTGCAGGGAGACACTTAAACATGGATTCTTCATCCACGCCACGCGTTGCGAGCCACTTATATTGGATGAATCGCCTAACTCTTTCTCGCAGATCATGAGGGAGTCGGCGATGTTTCATCCACTCTTCCGTGTCTCTTTGCTTTAGTCTCCATTCTTCGACCCTCACGGTAATTGATTGAAGGTAAGTCTGAAATATGATATGACTTTAAATGTAAATTAGCTGAATATTAActgataaagaagaaaaggataaaACAAGACTTCGCAAGACAAGTTCAACattttgaactttataagaGAAAAGGAATTACTTCAAATACTGTTCTAAAACTTAAGGAAATTCTGAAAACTATAACCTTAACTGCTTGTAGATAGAtgtctaataataaataataataggaGCAGTGCCTTCTATATACCTCCACGTTTCCAATCAAATGGGCAAATAAGACAAGACCAAGGACTGCTAAAAATATAGCAAACAATGTCTCCCCGATGAAAGTGCTCACAGTCAAAATCTGGCCATAGCAGCTgtcaaaaaggaaaagaaaaagaacaactaAGCCACATAAGATATTCAGGAAATGTCAATGAATACTTGTCAAACTAAAACTGATAATATTCGGATAAGAATTAATCCCGATGACTTCCCCGCTATATAATCACCATTAGCTCCCCCTATGGTTCTTCTAGTTAAGTAACACACACAATGATCCGTAGTAGCTTAAACAATATGTTATTCTGCGGGTTCATACAATGTACATTACATCTGGACCAAACCAtggaaatattaattttctcgaCGAGATGAAAAGAAATGGCAAAAAcaagaaaacataaaaagaacatGTTTGGCATATAGTTGACTATTTCGTGAAGCAGATCAATCCAGAGAAACATGTCgagaataaaaacaaaaagtatATAGCAACTCAGATTAGCTATAAAAgatgtgaattttaaaataagaaaatcatACCTAAGGTTTTGCAAACCCCACCAAAATGAATAGAAGTACT includes the following:
- the LOC109711319 gene encoding cyclic nucleotide-gated ion channel 17-like — its product is MFGSRRVDDMVELKRQRTVRFYSDEKRNLPTHNVPKQRFGDANNKKSKLLAKDDEPWRKGVLNPGSDFVLHWNRVFLISCLIAVFIDPMYFYLPSIDYGNHTSCIKTDRHLTVVVTVFRSLADFLYVLHIVFKFRTAYVAPDTRVFGRGELVMDPKRIAWRYLTSDFVIDLVAALPLPQIVIWLVIPAAGNSSPEHNNNTLAMIVLIQYIPRLYLIFPSSYEIIKATGVVAKTAWVGAAYNLLLYLIASHVLGALWYLLSVDRQTTCWKQVCMQEDVTTNIPFCRVKYLDCDFSSQEKQIWANSTNVFTNCDATNSSISFNFGMFQPALSNHVPAQQFVKKYFYSFWWGLQNLSCYGQILTVSTFIGETLFAIFLAVLGLVLFAHLIGNVETYLQSITVRVEEWRLKQRDTEEWMKHRRLPHDLRERVRRFIQYKWLATRGVDEESMFKCLPADLRRDIKRHLCLDIVRRVSFFSEMDAQLLDAICERLVSSLCTEGTYIVREGDPVTEMLFIVRGKLESSTTNGGRTGFFNSITLKPGDFCGEELLGWALLPRSVANLPCSTRTVKALVEVEAFALRAEDLKFVANQFRRLHSKKLQHALRFYSPHWRSWAACFIQVAWRRFMRRKGAKELSLRESSFYSRSEEESGSTVVSSSKCKQSIGVIILASNFATNLRKGARRIKDIDMPKLQKPDEPDFSVEPFD